Proteins from a genomic interval of Actinoalloteichus hymeniacidonis:
- a CDS encoding response regulator transcription factor: MRVLVVEDEVYLADAIAAGLRREAMTPDIVHDGDSALEALAVDEYDVVVLDRDIPGTHGDDVCRQIVASPWKCRVLMLTAARRLEQKVTGFEIGADDYLAKPFEFPELVVRLRALNRRTGRDSPPLLELAGVRLDPFRREVYREGRLVRLSRKEFAVLEILLSAGGGVVSAEALLEKAWDRNADPFTNAIRVTISTLRKRLGQPWVIQTVPGVGYRVQDPARHV, encoded by the coding sequence ATGCGGGTGTTGGTCGTCGAGGACGAGGTGTATCTCGCGGATGCCATTGCCGCGGGGTTACGCCGCGAGGCGATGACCCCGGACATCGTGCACGACGGCGACAGCGCATTGGAGGCGCTCGCCGTCGACGAATACGACGTGGTGGTGCTCGACCGGGACATCCCCGGCACCCATGGCGACGATGTCTGCAGACAGATCGTCGCCTCCCCATGGAAGTGCCGAGTGCTCATGTTGACGGCGGCCCGCAGGCTCGAACAGAAGGTGACCGGTTTCGAGATCGGCGCCGACGACTACCTCGCCAAGCCGTTCGAATTTCCCGAGCTGGTGGTGCGCTTGCGCGCGCTGAACCGCCGGACGGGTCGGGACAGTCCCCCGCTGTTGGAGCTGGCCGGAGTGCGGCTGGATCCGTTTCGCCGGGAGGTCTACCGCGAGGGTCGGCTGGTGCGGCTCAGTCGCAAGGAGTTCGCGGTGTTGGAGATCCTGCTCTCGGCGGGCGGCGGCGTGGTCAGCGCCGAGGCCCTGTTGGAGAAGGCGTGGGATCGCAATGCCGATCCGTTCACCAATGCCATCCGGGTGACCATCTCGACGCTGCGTAAACGGCTCGGCCAGCCGTGGGTGATCCAGACCGTCCCGGGCGTCGGTTACCGAGTTCAGGATCCCGCGCGCCATGTTTGA